The stretch of DNA CACGTGCGTGGACCCGCGAACGCGTCAGCGCCGTACAGGCGGCTCTGCCCGCGCAGTACCGGATCCTTGTGGACATCGGCGCAGGCGCCGGCCTCCGTCACGGTGAGTCGCTTGGCCTTTCCATCGACGACGTAGACCTTGAGGGCGGTGTCATCCACGTAAATCGACAGGTCCGTAGCGTGGGCGGGAAGCTGGTGTACTCGCTGCCCAAGGGGAACAAGACCCGCACCGTGCCCGTCCCTGGCCATCTCGTGGCCCGCATCAAGGAGCACGTTGCCGCCTACCCGGCGCAGGCTGTGACGCTGGCTTGGAAGGATCCACGGCCGCCCCTGACCAAGGTGGAGGCCAGGGAGCGTGCGCCGCAGACGCACCGGTTGCTGGTGACCAACCGCAACAACTCCGCGGTGCGCGCGAACATGTGGAACGAGCACTACTGGAAACGGGCCCTCGCCGCGGTGGGGGTCATTCCGGCTCCGGAGAAGAGGGAGCGCAAGACCGGGCGCGGGAACCGGCTCGTCTACGATGCCGCGCACGAGCACGGCTTCCACTGCCTGCGGCATACGTTCGCCAGCGTGCAGCTGGACGCGCGGGAGAATCCCGTGGCAGTCTCGAAGTGGCTCGGTCACGCAGATGCCGCGATCACGCTGAAGGTGTACGGGCACTTCCTGCCCGAAGCTGACGGCCGCGGACGGCAGGCAATGGACGCCTGGTTCGCGAGCGGATCGGATTCCCCGGCGTTCTCCCCAGGCGCTCCCCAGGTCACTGAATCCGACGTTGACGGCACGTTTCCCGAGGGTCCTTCTGCCGCCCCTCAAGTTGAGCCCGAGGGCCCGCGTCCTAGCGTTGAGCAGGGAGAACAGGCGGCCTGAGCTTCTCGGCGAAATGCTTCAGCTCTTCGGCCAGATACAGCCAGACCACCGCTCGGTAGCGATTGAGGTAGAACTTCACCGGCGTGACGAAGCCCGCGCGTGTGAGCCGGGTGAACCGGGCCGTGGAGATGTCCATGAGAGCCGCGCCCTCCGTGGTCCCCACGGCTCTGATGCTCTCCAGCCATGCCTCGGGAAAGCCGTCCCCGGCACGGACGCGCTCGATCTCCTCGCGTGCGACGCGGCGCCGTCCCCCGCCTGTGTCGCTGACGGTGTGGATGCGTCCCAGCATCACGGCGAGCTCGAACTCGCCGCGTTTCAGCCCCAGTTCTCGTGCTGCTCGGCTCTGCGTGACCGGTGTCCGCGCTGCCGTGTCAGCGGTTTCCTGCGTGATCGTGTGACCTGTCATGGTGGTTCTCCCCCGTGAGGCGTCTTTGCTCTCGGGAAAACCGTAGCGCGATCAACGCGATCCGCGTCGAGCCTGTGGATAACTCTCGACACGCCGACGTTTCAGCTGGTCAGAGGTCTACGACCGGTATCCGTTCCGGCTGCCGGGCACCCACGCCGAGATGCTCGCCGACACGATTGACGAGGAGTGTCATCTCGTACGCGACCTGACCGATGTCCGCCTCCGCGGAGCTGAGAACGCACAGGCAACTGCCGTCGCCTGCCGCCGTGACGAACAGCACCGCGTCGTCGAACTCGATCATCGTCTGGCGGACGCTGCCCGCACGGAAGTGCCGCCCCGAGCCCTTGGCCAAGCTGTGCAGGCCCGACGAAACCGCGGCCAGGTGTTCCGCGTCCTCGCGCTTCAGCTCGGAGCTCGCGCCGGTCACCAGGCCGTCGTTGGACAGCACCAACGCGTGCCGTACGGGCTCCATGCGCTTGGTCAGGTCGTCGAGCAGCCAACCGAGGCCCGTGTTCTGCACCATGTTCCCGTCTCCCCGCTTTTCTGTTCCCCCTGGCTGAAGGAACTGACCTGCCAGCCTTCCCCACCATCGGCCCTCCGGCAAGCATGATGAGGACATGGCACAGAAGATGACCGAGGACCAGTGGCGGGCTTTCGTCTCGCAGGGCACCCGTACCGGCAAGCTGTCGACCGTCCGGGCGGACGGCAGCCCACATATCGCACCGATCTGGTTCCTGTTGGACGGGGACGAGCTGGTGTTCAACACCGGGGCAGAGACCGTCAAGGGACGGAACCTGGCGCGGGACGGGCGCGTCGCCCTTTGTGTGGACGACGACAGGCCTCCGTTCGCGTTCGTGGTGATTCAAGGGCAGGCACGACTGATCGACGATCTCGACCAGGTGCGGCACTGGGCTGCCCGGCTCGGCGCCCGCTACATGGGTGAGGGGCGCGCCGAGGAGTTCGGCGAGCGCAATGGCGTGCCCGGTGAGCTGCTCGTGCGCGTCAAGATCGACAAGGTGATCGCTCACGGCGGCGTCGCCGACTGACCACACCTCTGCCCAACGGCTGCGCTCAGCCCAACGGCTGTCCTCAGCCCACCGTGTCGAGCAGCCGGGCGGTATGCATCCGCCCGGCGTACTCGACCAGACGTATCAGCACCTCCTTTCCCGAATCGCGGTCCCGTGCGTCGCACAGCACCACGGGGGTGCCGCGGTCGAGGTCCAGGGCCCGTGACACTTCATGTGCACCGTACGTACGAGCGGTCGCGAAGCAGTTGACGGCCACCACGAACGGGATGTGCCGGTGCTCGAAGTAGTCGACGGCGGGGAAGCAGTCCTCGAGCCGTCGGGTGTCCGCGAGGACGACGGCACCGAGCGCGCCCTGGGACAACTCGTCCCACAGGAACCAGAAACGGTCCTGTCCAGGCGTACCGAAGAGGTACAGCGACAGGCCCGACCTGATGGTGATGCGGCCGAAGTCCATGGCGACGGTCGTCGTGGTCTTGCGGTCGACTCCGCCGGTGTCGTCCACCGACTGGCCCGCCTCGCTGAGGAGTTCCTCGGTGCGCAGCGGGCGGATCTCGCTGACGGCACCGACCAGGGTGGTCTTGCCCACCCCGAAGCCGCCCGCGACCAGAATCTTCAACGCCATGGCGGTCGTGTCGCCGCCGTCGGCGTCAGAGCGCTCGGAGCCCATCGATCACCTCTCGCAGGATCTTCTCGTCGGGTAGCTGTGCGGGTGGCACGGGTCGGTTCACCTTCACGCAGCCCATTTCCAGCAGGTCTCCGAGCAGCACCCTGACCACGCCCACGGGCAGATCGGCGTCGGCCGCGAGCTCGGCGACCGACTGGGTCTCGGTGCGGCACAGTTCGATGAGCGACCGGTGTTCCGGACCGAGTGCGGTGTCGTCCCCGGGGCCCGGTGCGTTCTCGTCCAGCGCGACGAGTGCGATCAGATCGAAGCGCACTCCTTGGGGGCCCGGCCGGGTCCTTCCGCCCGTCATCGCGTAGGGACGGACCAGTGGTCCGGCCTCGTTGTCGTACCACTGGCTGCCCGCGTCGCGCGGGACGCCGCTCCTGTCCTCGGTCATCTGCGTCGACCGCCCTGTGTCATCCGACGGCCGGCGGCTGCGCCGCGAAGCGCGGTGGCGTGTAGAGATGCTCGCCCACCCGTTTGACCAGGCGTGCCATCTCGTAGGCGACCAGGCCGATGTCCGCGGTCACGGAGCTGAGTACGGCGAGGCAGGAGCCGTCACCCGCCGCTGCCACGAACAGGAAGCCGTCGTCCATCTCGACCATGGTCTGGCGCACTCCCCCGGCCCCGAAGTGCCGGCCCGCACCTTTGGCGAGGCTGTGGAACCCGGAGGCGACCGCGGCGAGGTGTTCGGCGTCCTCTCGGGTGAGGGCGGTCGAGGCGCCGACGGCGAGTCCGTCGTTGGAGAGCACCACGGCGTGCCGTACCTCACCGACGCGCAGCACCAAGTCATCGAGCAGCCAGTCGAGTTCGCCGGCCCTGCCGGCGGTGATGCTCTGATCCTGGATCATGCGTGATCTCCTTCGGTGCTGTCACTGGCCGGGGCGGCCCCTGGGATGTCGGGGACCGCGCCGACGATGCCCGGTCGGCGGCCGCCGCCGCGGGCCCAGCCGTCGCGGTAGGCGGACATGCGGTCCCGTGCCTCTTCGGGGCTGCGTTCGGTGTCTTCGCGGACGCTCACGGATCCGGCCGCGTCGTCGCGGGGTCGCTCGCGCAGTTGGGGGGCCAGGCTGGCCTGGCGCACGCGGCGCGGGAGGTCGTCCGAGGGCTCCGGGACGCTGTCGGGTTCCGAGTCCGGGGGCTTGTGCAGGCGGAGAGCGGTGACGCCCGGGGGTGTCGCCGCGGGGGTCTCCGTCGACGCGGCCAGTGCGGGGCGGGGGGCCGGAGCAGGCACGGAGTTGCCGTTCATCGGTGCGGCATCGGGTACGCGCGCGTGCCCGTTCTGTTCGCGGTCACGTTCCATGGTGTGGGCTCCGGGGCTCTCCGGCGTGGTGCTCTGCAGCAGTGCGGTGGGCAGGAGGACGACCGCGGTGGTGCCGCCGTAGGGGGACGTGCGGAGGTGCACTTTGATCCCGTGCCGGGCGGCGAGCCTGCTGACCACGAAGAGGCCCAGTTGGTCGCTGTCGAACAGGTCGAGTGCTTCGGACTGCTCGATGCGGCAGTTGGCCTCGGCCAGGGTCTCCGCGCCCATGCCGAGGCCACGGTCCTCGATCTCCAGGGCGTAGCCGTTGCCGACGGGTTCGCCGTTGACCCGCACCTTGGTGTGGGGTGGCGAGAACTGGGCGGCGTTCTCCACGAGTTCGGCCAGGAGGTGGGTGAGGTCGGCCACGGCGGTGCCGACGACCGCGGCTGCGGGGAGTTGTCGTACCTCCACGCGCGCGTAGTCCTCGACTTCGGAGACGGCCGCACGGACGACGTTCGTCAGCGAGACGGGCAGGCGCCAGGCGCGCCCCGGCGCGGCCCCGGAGAGGATGATCAGGCTCTCGGCATGCCGCCTCATCCGGGTGGTGAGGTGGTCGAGCCGGAAGAGGTCGCTGAGTTCGTTCGGGTCGTCCGCCCTGCGCTCCATGCTGTCGAGGAGGCTGAGCTGGCGGTGGACGAGAACCTGGCTCCTTCGGGCGAGGTTGACGAAGACGCCTGAGATGCCGCTGGCGAGTTCGGCGCGCTCGATGGCGGCGCTCAGGGCCGCCCGGTGCACCGTGCCGAGCGCCTCATAGACCTGTCCCGTCTCGTCCTCGGTGGGCGGGCCGGGTGGTGCTTCGGCGTGGATGTCGATCTCCTCGCCGGCGCGCAGCCTCCGCATGGCGTGTGGAAGCTTGTGGCGGGCGATCTCCAGCGCGCCGTTGCGCAGGCTCACCAGCTCGACGACCAGACCTCGCCCGATGCGTACGGAGATGACCAGTGAGGCGGCGACGGCCACGAGCCCGAGCAGCACGGCGGCGCCCGCCGGTGTGAGCAACCCGCGGGTGAACGGGTCGGCCCGGTCGGCGGCGCTGCGGCTCGCGCCCACGTCGATCGCGCGCAGCTCGTCCCGTATGGCCGCGTGGGACCTGTCCCACGCGGCGGCCGATGACGCGTCGGCGGCTTCGCGGCCCGGTGGTGCGACGAGCACCTTGTCCTCGACGGCGCGCACATCGGCGTACGCGCTTCCCTCCACGAGGTCCTGCCAGGCTGCTCGTTCGGGTCCGCGCAGATCCGCCACCGTCGCGTCGGTCAGGGTCCGACGGGTGTCGACGGCTCCGGTGAACTGCCGCAGTCGCTCGCCGTCCAGGGAGCCGTCGAGCCGGGCGCTGGACACGACTGCGTCCTCGCGCGCCAGCATCTCGGCGGCCCTGGAGAATTCGAGCAGCACGCGCGCGTCGGAGCCGAGCTGGGCGTCCTGGACGCCGGTGAGTGCGCCGCCGACCCCGAAGGCGGCCGAGATGGTCTTCGTGTACTGGCCGTAGGTCGCGTCCCAGCCCGTGCGCCGGCCGAGCACGTCGGTCCGCAACGTGCTCAGGCCCTCGGCCGCGGAGACGAACGACGTAAGCCTGGACGCCACGCCGGTGGGCAGATCGGCGCCGTCGGCGACCGTCCGGCCCTCGCCCCGCCGCAGCTTCGCCACCGCGCGGTCGGTGCGTTCCGCCTGCCTCTTGAGTTCGCTGCCACGGTCGGGGGCGGGCTCGGTCGCGTAGCGCACGGCTGCCACACGCTCGGCCTGCAGTGCGGCGATGGCCGTGTCGACGGGGCCGCGCACCTCTGTGTCGGCGCGCTGCAACTGCCTGAGGTGCGCGACGTCTTGGGCCGTGCTGACCGTGGCGTACCCCCACAGCCCGAGCAGGGAGACGACCGGCACCATCAGGAGGCACACGATCTTGGCTCGTACGGTACGAGGGCGCGGCCACCACGAGCGCTCGCGCGACGCGGGGTGCGTCAGCGGTCCGGGCTCCACGGGGGCTTCCGCGTCGGGCCGTTCGTCGGCGGGCGGTCCCGCGTGTGCGCGTCGACCGCGTGCCGGGGCCCCGGGCTTCGGCGGCGCTATGCCGTCGGCCGGGTCGGGGGTCCTACGGGGTGTACGCATGGCCTCCTCGCTCGGAAAGATTTCGGGGCGTGTGTCCGCCCGACCGTGAACCGGTCCGGGTGCGCCGCTACGGGGCGGCACGCTCCACCGGTCGCTGGGCCGCCACGGAGGCCTCACGCTCCCCCGAGGTCGGGGAGAGCGCGACGAACGCCGAGGTCAGGAAGAGATAGGACCCGAGGCCGACCGCGAGGGGGAAGATGAACTGCATGGTCGTCGCGCCGGGCAGTGCCGCACCCGACTCGGTGACCCGCACGCTCACGGCCAGCATTCCGGTGTAGTGCATGCTGCTCACCGCCCCGCCCATGACAAGTGACGCGACGGCGACCGCGAGCGGCGACTTGATGTTGAGCGCCGCCCACAGGGCCGCGGTCGCGGCGACGACGGCGATGACCACGGAGAGGCCGACCAGCACGGGGTCGTAGCGCACGTCGCCGTGCAGCCGCAGCGCGGCCATGCCCAGGTAGTGCATGCTCGCGACGCCGAGCCCGGTGGTGAGCCCGCCGAGCGCGAGCGCACGCCCACGATCACGGCCGTAGCCGACGGCGAAGACACCGACTCCGACGACGGCCATGGCGACGATGAGGCTCAGGATCGTCAGGGGCACGTTGTAGTGGATCTCGGTGCCGGTGACTCCGAAGCCGAGCATGGCCACGAAGTGCATCGTCCAGATGCCCGTGCCGATGGCGGAGGCCGCGGTGATGAGCCAGTTGCGGCGTGACGCGCCCGTGGCGCCGAGCGCACGGACGGTGCAGCGCAGCCCGAGAGCGGCGCCGATACAGGCCATCGCGTACGACAGCACGGGGGTCAGCCATCCGAAGGTGGCGTGGTCCAGGTGTCCCATGGCTCCGGGACGCTAGTCCGGACAGGGGCGCACAACGGGGGCGCAGTTCGAAAGGTGTTGGAATATGACAGAGAGAGGGTCCTGAACGATCGCGTCACGCTCGAACGTGTGCCCCCAGCGCGCATGCGAGTCGTTGAGCAATCATGGCCACATGAGCGATGACCACACGCGTGTCCGTGACTTCTTCTCCGCCCGAGCGGCCGACTGGGACACCCGGTTCCCCGATGACGGGCCCGCCTATCGGGCGGCCGCGTCCGAACTCGGCCTGCGCCCCGGCGACCGCGTCCTCGACGCCGGGTGTGGCACCGGACGTGCGCTGCCCGCGCTCAGGGAGGCCGTAGGGCCCTCCGGAGTCGTACTCGGGGTCGATCTGACTCCCGCCATGCTGGAGGCAGCCACACGGGCGGGCAGACACCGCGAAGGGCAGCTCCTGCTCGCGGACGTGACCCGGCTCCCGGTGCGCGACGCGGTACTCGACGCCGTGTTCGGCGCGGGGCTGATCTCCCATCTGCCCGATCCGGCGGAGAACCTGCGGGAGTTGAGGCGTGTCGTACGCCCCGGAGGGTCCCTCGCCCTTTTCCACCCCATCGGCCGGGCGGCGCTGGCCGCGCGACAGGGCCGACAGATCACCCCGGACGATCTGCGGGCCGAGGCGAACCTTCGCCCGTTGCTCGCCGGTGCGGGCTGGCAACTGACGTCGTACGTCGACGAGGACGCGCGGTTCCTCGCTCTGGCCGTACGAGAGGGCTAGGCCCCCCGGGGCTGGCTGCACGCCCCCAGGGGGCTGATCACTGGCGTCCGGCGACGGCGGAGGCGAACACCTCCGGGTTCTCGAACATGACGTTGTGCCCCGCCTTCGGCACGGTCACCACTCGTACCCCGGATGCCATCAGCTCGTCCGCACCCATGAGTTCCCCGCTCCGCGCTCCCTGCAAGAAGACCCGCTCCACGGGCAGCTCCATGAGCATCGCGCGCATCGTGGGCTGCGTACCTCTCACAAGTCCTGTCGCGCTGCGGTGCAAGGCGCGAGGGTCGGCGAGCCGCATGGTCGCCGCCCACAGGGGGCCGATCTTGTCGAGCACGCGCGCGTGGCCGTCGGCCACGAAGTCCTCCTCTTCGTAGGCCGCGATGCCGCTGCTGCCCGCCGTCACGGCCGGGTTGGGGTCGAGGTTGGCCTCGGTGAGGACCAGTCGTGACACCAGGTCGCTCCGGCGGTGCGCGAGCACGATGGCGACGGAGCCGCCCATGCTGTGCGCGACGATCTCCGCTCCGGTCACCTGGGCCTCGTCCAGCGCCGTGGCCAGAGCGTCGGCGTGTTCCTCCAGGGAGTAGCCGAAATCCGCCGGGCGGTCGCTGATGCCGTGGCCCGGCAGGTCGACGAAGAGCGACCGGCGTCCGCTCAGTTCGGGCCTGGCCGCGATGTGCGCGTGATAGACCGTCGACGCCGCGCCGAGCCCGTGCACGTACACCCGGGCCGGGTTCGATCCTTCGCTCTCCGTCCAGCGGACACAGCTGCCCTGCGCGTCGAACTGTGCCTGTCGCATCGCCACTCCCTCACTCGCCTGCCCTGGC from Streptomyces sp. BA2 encodes:
- a CDS encoding tyrosine-type recombinase/integrase; its protein translation is MPGYIEDRWYKKGPPDPETGKATREPTDRYGQGKRYKVTGIPGVRARSFPDKQLAAAKSWLADAQSDSAKGEFIDPRDGNILLRKYVEEHWWLSRTGDPATLETVSRRVRNQILPFLGSLPLRQIKVDTLRMWLKDLEGVISPGTAVPVWQYLNNILDCAVDDERIPKNPCRAKSIKAPAKPQNKARAWTRERVSAVQAALPAQYRILVDIGAGAGLRHGESLGLSIDDVDLEGGVIHVNRQVRSVGGKLVYSLPKGNKTRTVPVPGHLVARIKEHVAAYPAQAVTLAWKDPRPPLTKVEARERAPQTHRLLVTNRNNSAVRANMWNEHYWKRALAAVGVIPAPEKRERKTGRGNRLVYDAAHEHGFHCLRHTFASVQLDARENPVAVSKWLGHADAAITLKVYGHFLPEADGRGRQAMDAWFASGSDSPAFSPGAPQVTESDVDGTFPEGPSAAPQVEPEGPRPSVEQGEQAA
- a CDS encoding roadblock/LC7 domain-containing protein; translated protein: MVQNTGLGWLLDDLTKRMEPVRHALVLSNDGLVTGASSELKREDAEHLAAVSSGLHSLAKGSGRHFRAGSVRQTMIEFDDAVLFVTAAGDGSCLCVLSSAEADIGQVAYEMTLLVNRVGEHLGVGARQPERIPVVDL
- a CDS encoding PPOX class F420-dependent oxidoreductase, with amino-acid sequence MAQKMTEDQWRAFVSQGTRTGKLSTVRADGSPHIAPIWFLLDGDELVFNTGAETVKGRNLARDGRVALCVDDDRPPFAFVVIQGQARLIDDLDQVRHWAARLGARYMGEGRAEEFGERNGVPGELLVRVKIDKVIAHGGVAD
- a CDS encoding GTP-binding protein, whose product is MGSERSDADGGDTTAMALKILVAGGFGVGKTTLVGAVSEIRPLRTEELLSEAGQSVDDTGGVDRKTTTTVAMDFGRITIRSGLSLYLFGTPGQDRFWFLWDELSQGALGAVVLADTRRLEDCFPAVDYFEHRHIPFVVAVNCFATARTYGAHEVSRALDLDRGTPVVLCDARDRDSGKEVLIRLVEYAGRMHTARLLDTVG
- a CDS encoding DUF742 domain-containing protein, which gives rise to MTEDRSGVPRDAGSQWYDNEAGPLVRPYAMTGGRTRPGPQGVRFDLIALVALDENAPGPGDDTALGPEHRSLIELCRTETQSVAELAADADLPVGVVRVLLGDLLEMGCVKVNRPVPPAQLPDEKILREVIDGLRAL
- a CDS encoding roadblock/LC7 domain-containing protein translates to MIQDQSITAGRAGELDWLLDDLVLRVGEVRHAVVLSNDGLAVGASTALTREDAEHLAAVASGFHSLAKGAGRHFGAGGVRQTMVEMDDGFLFVAAAGDGSCLAVLSSVTADIGLVAYEMARLVKRVGEHLYTPPRFAAQPPAVG
- a CDS encoding sensor histidine kinase; the encoded protein is MRTPRRTPDPADGIAPPKPGAPARGRRAHAGPPADERPDAEAPVEPGPLTHPASRERSWWPRPRTVRAKIVCLLMVPVVSLLGLWGYATVSTAQDVAHLRQLQRADTEVRGPVDTAIAALQAERVAAVRYATEPAPDRGSELKRQAERTDRAVAKLRRGEGRTVADGADLPTGVASRLTSFVSAAEGLSTLRTDVLGRRTGWDATYGQYTKTISAAFGVGGALTGVQDAQLGSDARVLLEFSRAAEMLAREDAVVSSARLDGSLDGERLRQFTGAVDTRRTLTDATVADLRGPERAAWQDLVEGSAYADVRAVEDKVLVAPPGREAADASSAAAWDRSHAAIRDELRAIDVGASRSAADRADPFTRGLLTPAGAAVLLGLVAVAASLVISVRIGRGLVVELVSLRNGALEIARHKLPHAMRRLRAGEEIDIHAEAPPGPPTEDETGQVYEALGTVHRAALSAAIERAELASGISGVFVNLARRSQVLVHRQLSLLDSMERRADDPNELSDLFRLDHLTTRMRRHAESLIILSGAAPGRAWRLPVSLTNVVRAAVSEVEDYARVEVRQLPAAAVVGTAVADLTHLLAELVENAAQFSPPHTKVRVNGEPVGNGYALEIEDRGLGMGAETLAEANCRIEQSEALDLFDSDQLGLFVVSRLAARHGIKVHLRTSPYGGTTAVVLLPTALLQSTTPESPGAHTMERDREQNGHARVPDAAPMNGNSVPAPAPRPALAASTETPAATPPGVTALRLHKPPDSEPDSVPEPSDDLPRRVRQASLAPQLRERPRDDAAGSVSVREDTERSPEEARDRMSAYRDGWARGGGRRPGIVGAVPDIPGAAPASDSTEGDHA
- a CDS encoding MHYT domain-containing protein is translated as MGHLDHATFGWLTPVLSYAMACIGAALGLRCTVRALGATGASRRNWLITAASAIGTGIWTMHFVAMLGFGVTGTEIHYNVPLTILSLIVAMAVVGVGVFAVGYGRDRGRALALGGLTTGLGVASMHYLGMAALRLHGDVRYDPVLVGLSVVIAVVAATAALWAALNIKSPLAVAVASLVMGGAVSSMHYTGMLAVSVRVTESGAALPGATTMQFIFPLAVGLGSYLFLTSAFVALSPTSGEREASVAAQRPVERAAP
- a CDS encoding class I SAM-dependent methyltransferase — translated: MSDDHTRVRDFFSARAADWDTRFPDDGPAYRAAASELGLRPGDRVLDAGCGTGRALPALREAVGPSGVVLGVDLTPAMLEAATRAGRHREGQLLLADVTRLPVRDAVLDAVFGAGLISHLPDPAENLRELRRVVRPGGSLALFHPIGRAALAARQGRQITPDDLRAEANLRPLLAGAGWQLTSYVDEDARFLALAVREG
- a CDS encoding alpha/beta fold hydrolase — translated: MRQAQFDAQGSCVRWTESEGSNPARVYVHGLGAASTVYHAHIAARPELSGRRSLFVDLPGHGISDRPADFGYSLEEHADALATALDEAQVTGAEIVAHSMGGSVAIVLAHRRSDLVSRLVLTEANLDPNPAVTAGSSGIAAYEEEDFVADGHARVLDKIGPLWAATMRLADPRALHRSATGLVRGTQPTMRAMLMELPVERVFLQGARSGELMGADELMASGVRVVTVPKAGHNVMFENPEVFASAVAGRQ